From Roseateles sp. SL47:
CATGTTCAACCCGCACATCGTCATCGAAGGCATGGCGATTGCGGCGTATGCCATGGGCATCCGCACCGGCTACAACTACATCCACGGCGAAATCTTCGAGGTGTATGAACGCTTCGAAGCCGCGCTGGAGGAAGCCCGTGCCGCCGGCCTGCTGGGGGACAACATCCTGGGCAGCAGCTTCAGCTTCCAGCTGCATGCGCACCACGGCTTCGGCGCCTACATCTGCGGCGAAGAAACCGCGCTGCTGGAATCGCTGGAAGGCAAGAAGGGCCAGCCGCGCTTCAAGCCGCCGTTCCCGGCCAGCTTCGGTCTGTACGGCAAGCCAACCACCATCAACAACACCGAGACCTTCGCTGCGGTGCCCTGGATCATCCGCAACGGGGGCCAGAAGTACCTGGAAGTGGGCAAGCCCAACAACGGTGGCACCAAGATCTTCTCGGTCTCCGGCGACGTGAACCGTCCCGGCAACTATGAGGTGCCGCTGGGTACCTCGTTCGAGAAGCTGCTGGAGCTCGCCGGTGGCGTGCGCACCGGCCGCAAGCTCAAGGCCGTGATCCCCGGCGGGTCCTCCGCGCCGGTGTTGCCGGCCGACCTCATGATGCAGTGCACGATGGACTATGACTCCATCGCCAAGGCCGGCTCCATGCTGGGCTCGGGCGCCGTCATCGTGATGGACGACTCGCGTTGCATGGTCAACAGCCTGCTGCGCCTGTCCTACTTCTATGCGCATGAATCCTGCGGCCAGTGCACCCCCTGCCGCGAGGGCACCGGCTGGATGCACCGCGTCATCGAACGCATTGCGCATGGCAAGGGCCGCAAGGAAGACATCGACCTGCTGAACTCGGTGGCCGACAACATCCAGGGCCGCACCATCTGCGCCCTGGGCGACGCAGCCGCCATGCCGGTGCGCGCGATGATCAAGCACTTCAAGCATGAGTTCATCGCCATGATCGAGCAGGCCCAGTCCCCCACATCCCAACCACGTCAGACTGCCCCGGCCGGGTCGCTGGCCTGATCCGGAGCCGCTGAGAAGAAGCTATGGTTGAAATCGAACTCGACGGCCGGAAGGTCGAAGTGCCTGAAGGCAGCATGGTGATGCATGCCGCCGAAAAGGCCGGCACCTACATCCCGCACTTCTGCTATCACAAGAAGCTGTCCATCGCCGCCAACTGCCGCATGTGCCTGGTGGAGGTGGAGAAGGCACCCAAGCCGCTGCCCGCCTGCGCCACGCCGGTCACGCAGGGCATGATCGTGCGCACCAAGAGCGACAAAGCCATCAAGGCCCAGCAGGGCGTGATGGAGTTTCTGCTGATCAATCACCCGCTGGATTGCCCCATCTGCGACCAGGGCGGCGAATGCCAGCTGCAGGATCTGGCCGTCGGTTATGGCGCCGGCAAGTCGCGCTACTCCGAAGAGAAGCGGGTGGTGTTCCACAAGAACGTGGGCCCGCTGATCTCCATGGAGGAGATGAGCCGTTGCATCCACTGCACCCGCTGCGTGCGCTTCGGCCAGGAAATCGCTGGCCAGATGGAGCTGGGCATGGCCCACCGCGGCGAGCACAGCGAGATCCAGACCTTTGTCGGACGCACGGTGGATTCCGAGCTGTCGGGCAACATGATCGACATCTGCCCGGTCGGTGCGCTGACCAGCAAGCCCTTCCGCTACAGCGCCCGCACCTGGGAACTGTCGCGCCGCAAGAGCGTCAGCCCGCATGACTCCACCGGCGCCAACCTGGTCGTCCAGGTCAAGGGCAATGAAGTCCTGCGTGTTGTGCCGCTGGAAAACGAAGCCGTCAACGAATGCTGGATCGCCGACCGCGACCGCTTCTCGTATGAAGCGCTGAACAGCGACGAACGCCTGACCACCCCCATGCTCAAGCAGGGCGGTGAGTGGAAGTCGGTCGACTGGACCACTGCGCTGGAATACGTGGCCAACGGCCTCAAGCAGATCAAGTCGGAGAAGGGCGCTTCGTCCATCGCCGGACTCGGTTCCGAGCACAGCACCGTGGAAGAACTGCACCTGCTGGCGCAACTCGTCCGGGGCCTGGGCAGCGAAAACATCGACACCGCGCTGCGCGCCGCCGATCCGGCCTTCCGCGCCGAAGACGGCAAGGCCTTCTGGCTGGGCACCTCGATCGCATCGCTGTCGCAGCTGGACCGTGCCCTGGTGGTCGGCTCCTTCCTGCGCAAGGACCATCCGCTGTTTGCCCAGCGTCTGCGCCAGGCGGCCCGTCAGGGTGCCCAGGTGCTGGCCCTCGGCGCCGCTGAAGACAACTGGCTGATGCCGGTGGCTGCCCGCATCACCGCCGCGCCGAGCGCCTGGGTGCAGGAGCTGGCTGGCGTGGCTGCGGCCATCGCGAGCGTCAAGGGTGGGACCGCCCCGGTGGCCGGCGAATCGACCGAAGCCTCGCGCCGTCTGGCCGATGCACTGCTGTCGGGTGAACGCAAGGCCATCCTGCTGGGCAATGCCGCTGTGCAGCATCCCCAGGCCACGACCCTGCTGGCCCTGGCCAACTGGATCGGTGCCCAGACCGG
This genomic window contains:
- the nuoF gene encoding NADH-quinone oxidoreductase subunit NuoF, with the translated sequence MTIDLSKWQSTGAETCFHDRHLGPQIYAELNGKNWSIQDYQARGGYQALRKILGQDGGEGLTPDQVIAEVKASGLRGRGGAGFPTGLKWSFMPRQFPGAKYLVCNSDEGEPGTCKDRDILMFNPHIVIEGMAIAAYAMGIRTGYNYIHGEIFEVYERFEAALEEARAAGLLGDNILGSSFSFQLHAHHGFGAYICGEETALLESLEGKKGQPRFKPPFPASFGLYGKPTTINNTETFAAVPWIIRNGGQKYLEVGKPNNGGTKIFSVSGDVNRPGNYEVPLGTSFEKLLELAGGVRTGRKLKAVIPGGSSAPVLPADLMMQCTMDYDSIAKAGSMLGSGAVIVMDDSRCMVNSLLRLSYFYAHESCGQCTPCREGTGWMHRVIERIAHGKGRKEDIDLLNSVADNIQGRTICALGDAAAMPVRAMIKHFKHEFIAMIEQAQSPTSQPRQTAPAGSLA
- the nuoG gene encoding NADH-quinone oxidoreductase subunit NuoG translates to MVEIELDGRKVEVPEGSMVMHAAEKAGTYIPHFCYHKKLSIAANCRMCLVEVEKAPKPLPACATPVTQGMIVRTKSDKAIKAQQGVMEFLLINHPLDCPICDQGGECQLQDLAVGYGAGKSRYSEEKRVVFHKNVGPLISMEEMSRCIHCTRCVRFGQEIAGQMELGMAHRGEHSEIQTFVGRTVDSELSGNMIDICPVGALTSKPFRYSARTWELSRRKSVSPHDSTGANLVVQVKGNEVLRVVPLENEAVNECWIADRDRFSYEALNSDERLTTPMLKQGGEWKSVDWTTALEYVANGLKQIKSEKGASSIAGLGSEHSTVEELHLLAQLVRGLGSENIDTALRAADPAFRAEDGKAFWLGTSIASLSQLDRALVVGSFLRKDHPLFAQRLRQAARQGAQVLALGAAEDNWLMPVAARITAAPSAWVQELAGVAAAIASVKGGTAPVAGESTEASRRLADALLSGERKAILLGNAAVQHPQATTLLALANWIGAQTGASVGVMGAAANTVGAQLVKARPGQGGRSAAQLLNDQPAKALVLLNTDPVLDGANAAAAAKAVAAAEMVVVLSPFKTGLAYADVLLPAAPFTETSGSFVNAEGRLQSFVGVVKARGETRPAWKILRVLGNLLGLSGFDFDSSEQVRNAALGVSTELGERLSNVVSAAPAASASVAAGGLERLTAVPIYATDALVRRASSLQLTRDGRDAAVAGLPQALWTQLGLEGKGAQVRVAQAGAGEAVLAAQLDTSLPATVVRVPAGVPETAALGALFGAISVTKA